In a single window of the Natronosalvus caseinilyticus genome:
- a CDS encoding tyrosine-type recombinase/integrase — protein sequence MSEVRVRVADAVDAYLQRKAVGNPDGPGAGTYASNAESVLRRWAEWLEREHAVASLFDLDVEHMRAYAEELDGRTRRGDYTASTAGTYFAVVRAFLSWCVRGGILETNPAATDAAEGPLPVDDGADASDRSWTREQRDALEAFVRERSLEAEDAPRSERLARLREYAMVAVLAHSGVRGAELFRVPEDDRRTGATWADVDFYSGTIRVLGRSQRLEDVPLPASARTPLRRYRVVQDPPSNEWPLFPTRHAPSVSRRVRTVLEERGFGDDEIESLCEKHTSAELSRRFAIAPPAITTEGARSILKRLCTAAEIDVGGDYLTPRGARTGLGERTYPGEQASVETALRQQSSEQSIAIVEDRPDLGLGGVDDLVDVEVDVDANADSGADADVDADADES from the coding sequence GTGAGCGAGGTCCGCGTTCGCGTCGCCGACGCCGTCGACGCCTACCTCCAGCGCAAGGCCGTCGGCAACCCGGACGGACCCGGCGCCGGCACCTACGCCTCGAACGCCGAGTCCGTCCTCCGCCGGTGGGCGGAGTGGCTCGAGCGCGAACACGCCGTCGCCTCGCTGTTCGACCTCGACGTCGAACACATGCGCGCCTACGCCGAGGAACTCGACGGCAGAACGCGCCGGGGCGACTACACCGCATCGACGGCCGGCACGTACTTCGCCGTCGTCAGGGCCTTCCTCTCGTGGTGCGTCCGCGGCGGCATCCTCGAGACCAATCCCGCGGCGACCGACGCTGCCGAGGGGCCCCTCCCGGTCGACGACGGCGCCGACGCCAGCGACCGATCCTGGACCCGCGAGCAACGCGACGCGCTCGAGGCGTTCGTCCGCGAGCGATCGCTCGAGGCCGAGGACGCCCCCAGATCCGAGCGCCTCGCCCGACTGCGCGAGTACGCGATGGTCGCCGTGCTGGCTCACTCGGGCGTCCGCGGCGCCGAACTCTTCCGGGTTCCGGAGGACGACCGCCGCACCGGGGCGACCTGGGCTGACGTCGACTTCTACTCGGGAACGATCCGCGTCCTGGGGCGATCACAGCGCCTCGAGGACGTCCCGTTACCGGCCTCGGCGCGGACGCCGCTCCGGCGCTACCGCGTCGTCCAGGACCCGCCCTCGAACGAGTGGCCGCTGTTCCCGACGCGACACGCCCCCTCGGTCTCCCGGCGGGTACGGACGGTCCTCGAGGAACGCGGGTTCGGGGACGACGAGATCGAATCGCTCTGTGAGAAACACACGTCCGCGGAGCTCTCTCGACGGTTCGCTATCGCGCCGCCGGCGATCACCACCGAGGGCGCGCGTTCGATCCTGAAGCGGCTGTGTACGGCCGCCGAGATCGACGTCGGTGGCGACTACCTGACCCCGCGGGGAGCCCGAACGGGACTGGGCGAGCGAACCTATCCAGGCGAGCAGGCCTCGGTGGAGACGGCCCTCCGCCAGCAGTCCTCGGAGCAATCGATCGCCATCGTCGAGGATCGGCCCGACCTGGGGCTCGGCGGCGTCGACGATCTGGTGGACGTGGAGGTTGATGTCGACGCGAACGCGGATTCGGGTGCGGATGCGGATGTCGACGCGGACGCGGACGAATCCTGA
- a CDS encoding MATE family efflux transporter, whose product MVRRVPNPFRLLILWIGFALARAGLIERERARRTTDLAWPRIVTGIARMSKSAVDVAMVGIAVGSSAIAGVGFAGPFWGLAFSVGGGVAGGTIALVSQRYGAEAYDQLGQAVRSSVFLVVVVSLPITATFWLYAESFIGLITNNPDAIRYGSDYLQVVALGIPFAGLNLIGSRVFVGMDDAWTPMVVRAGGAVANIGINAVLIFGLDLGVVGAALGTVLSNVVVTAVFAIGLTAGRLPGARAFPVRVNPVGSYVDAPTLRDLVTIGLPVFGTNLVWTLAEFPMLAIVDVFGEDTVAAYVIARRIWGVMNTPGWGFGLASSSLVGQVLGTGDEGTAEQYGREIIRFAVAVYAVSAFLVFVFAEQITLLFSNDPTDPAIPIAVSLVHAACVAVVLRGVSGGASGPLNASGDTRWPFYSQFLGMFGFAIPLAYLGANGLELPPLEAAVPLVDATVAAPGVSIPAIGLMGLYLAFVAETAVPAAVNYYRFSTGKWKQISRSYRPETPTADD is encoded by the coding sequence GTGGTCCGTCGCGTCCCGAACCCGTTTCGATTGCTGATTCTCTGGATCGGCTTCGCCCTCGCTCGAGCGGGGCTGATCGAGCGCGAACGGGCCCGGCGGACCACCGACCTCGCCTGGCCGCGCATCGTCACCGGCATCGCCCGCATGTCCAAGAGCGCCGTCGACGTCGCGATGGTCGGCATCGCGGTTGGCTCGTCGGCCATCGCCGGCGTCGGGTTCGCCGGCCCGTTCTGGGGGCTCGCGTTCTCCGTCGGCGGCGGCGTCGCCGGCGGCACCATCGCACTCGTCTCCCAGCGCTACGGCGCCGAGGCCTACGACCAGCTCGGACAGGCCGTTCGCTCGAGCGTCTTCCTCGTGGTCGTCGTCTCGCTCCCCATCACGGCTACTTTCTGGCTGTACGCCGAGTCATTCATCGGGCTGATCACGAACAACCCGGACGCGATTCGGTACGGCTCAGACTACCTCCAGGTCGTCGCCCTTGGCATCCCCTTCGCGGGGCTCAACCTCATCGGGAGCCGCGTATTCGTCGGCATGGACGACGCCTGGACGCCCATGGTCGTCCGGGCCGGCGGCGCCGTCGCCAACATCGGGATCAACGCGGTGTTGATCTTCGGCCTCGACCTGGGCGTCGTCGGCGCCGCCCTCGGGACCGTTCTCTCGAACGTCGTCGTCACCGCGGTGTTCGCGATTGGCCTGACCGCCGGTCGGTTGCCCGGGGCGAGGGCGTTCCCCGTCCGCGTCAATCCCGTCGGGAGCTACGTGGACGCCCCGACGCTGCGGGACCTGGTCACCATCGGCCTCCCCGTGTTCGGCACCAACCTCGTCTGGACCCTCGCCGAGTTCCCCATGCTCGCCATCGTCGACGTCTTCGGCGAGGACACCGTCGCCGCCTACGTCATCGCCCGGCGCATCTGGGGCGTCATGAACACCCCCGGCTGGGGCTTCGGGCTGGCCTCCTCGAGTCTCGTCGGGCAGGTACTCGGCACCGGCGACGAGGGAACCGCCGAGCAGTACGGCCGCGAGATCATCCGCTTCGCCGTCGCCGTCTACGCAGTCTCGGCGTTCCTGGTCTTCGTCTTCGCCGAGCAGATCACGCTGCTGTTCAGCAACGATCCGACGGATCCCGCGATTCCGATCGCCGTCTCGCTCGTCCACGCCGCCTGCGTGGCCGTCGTGCTTCGCGGCGTATCCGGCGGCGCCTCCGGCCCGCTCAACGCCAGTGGCGACACCCGCTGGCCGTTCTACAGCCAGTTCCTCGGGATGTTCGGCTTCGCGATTCCGCTCGCATACCTCGGCGCGAACGGCCTCGAGCTCCCGCCGCTCGAGGCAGCCGTCCCCCTCGTCGACGCCACGGTCGCGGCCCCCGGCGTCTCGATACCCGCGATCGGGCTGATGGGGCTGTACCTCGCGTTCGTCGCCGAGACGGCCGTCCCTGCCGCGGTCAACTACTACCGATTCTCGACGGGGAAGTGGAAGCAAATCAGCCGGTCGTACCGTCCGGAGACACCGACGGCGGATGACTGA
- a CDS encoding MazG nucleotide pyrophosphohydrolase domain-containing protein encodes MDAQDDVAAFLERHELQTDPAYRALDLASEVGEVAKELNESTTYGADPEAAAIARDELGDALFALLALCTEADVDAGAALEESLEKYERRLEASGSAGSGS; translated from the coding sequence ATGGACGCACAGGACGACGTCGCGGCGTTTCTCGAGAGACACGAACTCCAGACGGATCCGGCCTACCGTGCCCTCGACCTCGCTTCCGAGGTCGGTGAGGTGGCGAAGGAACTCAACGAGTCGACGACATACGGAGCTGACCCCGAGGCCGCCGCCATCGCTCGAGACGAACTCGGGGACGCGCTCTTCGCCCTGCTCGCACTCTGTACCGAAGCCGACGTCGACGCCGGAGCAGCCCTCGAGGAATCGCTCGAAAAGTACGAGCGGCGACTCGAGGCGTCCGGGAGCGCTGGCTCCGGGAGTTGA